Proteins encoded by one window of Halosolutus gelatinilyticus:
- a CDS encoding fumarylacetoacetate hydrolase family protein: MRYYQLCEGSTPRLAVETAGSLYDLTAATSQLQTFEDLLRTSAITNQAVDAIADRLLEDATELSKRTFDDNPPKAPVSAGEVWAAGVTYRISEEARKAESSMPDMYLDVYENDRPEVFFKATPDRTVGPNEGVGIRADSEWDVPEPELGVVLFGGEIVGYTIGNDMSSRSIEGQNPLYLPQAKVYDRCCSIGPCVRSADSIDDPHDLEMWMTISRDEDVLYDGTTSTSKMVRSVEELVDCYVTHNAVPDVSVLLTGTSLVPEEGFTLHEGDEIEIGLEEIGTLSNTVVEV, from the coding sequence ATGCGTTACTACCAGCTCTGCGAGGGGAGCACTCCCCGTCTCGCAGTGGAAACGGCGGGATCCCTGTACGATCTCACCGCGGCAACGTCGCAACTGCAGACGTTCGAAGACCTCCTCCGAACGTCCGCGATCACGAACCAGGCGGTCGACGCCATCGCGGATCGCTTGCTCGAGGACGCGACCGAGCTCTCGAAGCGCACGTTCGACGACAATCCGCCGAAAGCGCCCGTCTCGGCCGGAGAGGTGTGGGCAGCGGGGGTCACGTACCGCATCAGCGAGGAAGCGCGCAAGGCCGAGAGCTCCATGCCGGACATGTACCTCGACGTCTACGAGAACGATCGACCGGAGGTGTTCTTCAAGGCGACGCCGGATCGGACTGTCGGCCCGAACGAGGGCGTCGGCATCCGCGCCGACTCCGAGTGGGACGTGCCCGAGCCGGAGCTCGGCGTCGTCCTCTTCGGGGGCGAGATCGTCGGCTACACGATCGGCAACGACATGAGCAGCCGATCGATCGAGGGGCAGAATCCGCTGTACCTCCCGCAGGCGAAGGTGTACGACCGCTGCTGTTCGATCGGTCCCTGCGTCCGTTCGGCCGACTCGATCGACGACCCGCACGACCTCGAGATGTGGATGACGATCAGCCGCGACGAGGACGTGCTGTACGACGGGACGACGAGTACGAGCAAGATGGTCCGGTCCGTCGAGGAACTGGTCGACTGTTATGTCACGCACAACGCCGTTCCAGATGTCTCGGTCCTCCTGACCGGGACCTCCCTCGTCCCCGAGGAGGGGTTTACGCTCCACGAGGGCGACGAGATCGAAATCGGCCTCGAGGAGATCGGGACGCTCTCGAACACGGTCGTCGAGGTCTGA
- a CDS encoding ABC transporter substrate-binding protein has product MPAKKHRQEYLSRRQILATTGVTGATALAGCFGGDDDPSDLLGGDFDEVDIDHPENYEEEMNEAVPSGAVNPYNGEYIFNPYHHAWNPGDAQETMYEYLAIYHTGDGEFIPRIAEDWEIDEETRLTTITISDEYGWSDGTPVTAGDFVTKLKLEGYMQMGINEYVDPGEGIRVVDDHTFEIEPREEYVGLEEDLWLNQWIEVLLDVSEEQFGPVVEKFENASSDDEIEEVQRNLVSLKPHWNQILASGPFMFVEANEEFADQVPNQHHPIAKDFDFYLRHGEYEGEQGLQAGEVDWEHNNPTLEDLPDKYGEPPVSFSGQTFAIIFGRDDEYIRDYPEVRKAIAYAVDMEHLVDVVTPETPVDEYSAGIDVGYIEHFVEEDVLNAMPNYAPEDLDTARDLLEGVGFSYENGEWYTPDGDRWTLHFPVGDWFRTASEIISNNLAEFGIKMDYYVSEMQTWQSEHQADLKYDLTVHLNYGMARQYHAHSDLYEEMNNPDRGILTERNLFGEEVEVPEVGNPDGDAVTINIPDALNGLATAGSQDEAMKHATDLAWMHNQLLPAAMVHPWSEHYWVNAGEWDFDLESNAWLTSNRITHYLLEHGLSPQ; this is encoded by the coding sequence ATGCCAGCGAAGAAACATCGCCAGGAGTATCTGTCACGCCGACAGATTCTGGCTACGACCGGTGTAACGGGTGCCACAGCGCTCGCGGGCTGTTTCGGTGGGGACGACGACCCGTCGGACCTGCTGGGCGGGGATTTCGACGAGGTCGACATCGACCACCCGGAAAACTACGAAGAAGAGATGAACGAGGCCGTCCCGTCCGGTGCCGTCAATCCGTACAACGGCGAGTACATCTTCAATCCCTACCACCACGCCTGGAACCCGGGTGACGCACAGGAGACGATGTACGAGTACCTCGCTATCTACCACACGGGCGACGGCGAGTTCATTCCGCGCATCGCGGAGGACTGGGAGATCGACGAAGAGACTCGTCTCACGACGATCACAATCAGCGACGAGTACGGCTGGTCCGACGGAACCCCCGTCACCGCCGGCGACTTCGTAACCAAGCTCAAGTTAGAGGGGTACATGCAGATGGGGATCAACGAGTACGTCGATCCCGGGGAGGGCATTCGAGTCGTCGACGACCACACGTTCGAGATCGAACCCCGAGAGGAGTACGTCGGCCTCGAAGAGGATCTCTGGCTGAACCAGTGGATCGAGGTGCTCCTCGACGTCTCAGAAGAGCAGTTCGGTCCCGTCGTCGAGAAGTTCGAGAACGCGAGCTCCGACGACGAGATCGAGGAGGTCCAGCGGAACCTCGTCTCGCTCAAACCCCACTGGAATCAGATCCTCGCGTCGGGCCCGTTCATGTTCGTCGAAGCCAACGAAGAGTTCGCCGACCAAGTGCCGAATCAACATCACCCGATCGCCAAGGATTTCGATTTCTACCTCCGACACGGGGAGTACGAGGGCGAACAGGGGCTGCAGGCGGGAGAAGTCGACTGGGAGCACAACAATCCGACCCTTGAGGATCTGCCCGACAAGTACGGCGAGCCGCCGGTGTCGTTCTCCGGACAGACGTTCGCGATCATCTTCGGCCGGGACGACGAGTACATCCGTGACTATCCGGAGGTTCGCAAGGCGATCGCGTACGCCGTCGACATGGAACACCTTGTCGACGTCGTCACACCGGAGACGCCCGTCGACGAGTACTCCGCCGGGATCGACGTCGGATACATCGAGCACTTCGTCGAGGAAGACGTCCTGAACGCGATGCCGAACTACGCGCCCGAGGACCTCGATACCGCGCGGGACCTGCTCGAGGGCGTCGGCTTCAGTTACGAGAACGGCGAGTGGTACACGCCCGACGGCGACCGGTGGACGCTACACTTCCCGGTAGGCGACTGGTTCAGAACGGCCTCGGAGATAATCTCCAACAACCTCGCCGAGTTCGGAATCAAGATGGACTACTACGTCAGCGAGATGCAGACGTGGCAGTCGGAGCACCAAGCTGACCTCAAATACGACCTGACCGTTCACCTGAACTACGGAATGGCCCGTCAGTACCACGCCCACTCCGACCTGTACGAGGAAATGAACAACCCTGACAGAGGGATCCTTACCGAGCGGAACCTCTTCGGCGAGGAGGTCGAGGTGCCGGAGGTCGGCAATCCGGACGGTGACGCGGTGACGATCAACATCCCCGATGCACTCAACGGGCTCGCGACCGCGGGGAGCCAGGACGAAGCGATGAAGCACGCGACGGACCTCGCGTGGATGCATAACCAGCTCCTCCCCGCGGCGATGGTCCACCCGTGGAGCGAACACTACTGGGTGAACGCCGGGGAGTGGGACTTTGACCTCGAGTCGAACGCCTGGCTCACCTCGAACCGGATCACGCACTACCTGCTCGAGCACGGTCTGTCGCCGCAGTAG
- a CDS encoding IclR family transcriptional regulator, with protein sequence MAHTPDKRPGRRIQSVEIAFSILDAVRKNDQRNVTELADELGHSKSTIHSHLRTLESQEIIVRHGDGYRLSLQVLDMANDVRNQIGNYEVIVDEVDKLSTETGEIAQFGLEEHGKVSYLYKAMGNQAVETASRAGGKQPIYSTSLGKAIAAFLPADRQETIVDAAAFEPKTPKTITDPGSFYEELTTIAERGYAIDDEENIEGLRCVAAPVRNGKSVLGAVSITGPVSRIAEDDLHGEVAEGVQRAANVIELNTKFSHTGSRPGSS encoded by the coding sequence ATGGCACACACCCCCGACAAACGGCCGGGACGCAGGATCCAATCAGTGGAGATTGCGTTCAGCATCCTCGACGCCGTTCGGAAGAACGATCAGCGGAACGTAACCGAACTGGCCGACGAACTCGGACACTCGAAGAGCACGATCCACAGCCACCTCCGGACCCTCGAGAGTCAGGAGATCATCGTCCGCCACGGGGATGGCTACCGGCTGAGCCTCCAGGTGCTGGACATGGCGAACGACGTCCGCAACCAGATTGGCAACTACGAGGTGATCGTCGACGAGGTGGATAAGCTGTCGACCGAGACGGGGGAAATCGCGCAGTTCGGTCTCGAGGAACACGGAAAGGTGTCGTATCTCTACAAGGCGATGGGGAACCAGGCCGTCGAAACCGCCTCGCGCGCCGGCGGGAAACAGCCGATCTACTCGACCTCCCTCGGGAAAGCGATCGCCGCGTTTCTGCCGGCCGATCGACAGGAGACGATCGTCGACGCCGCGGCGTTCGAGCCGAAAACGCCGAAAACCATCACCGACCCCGGCAGCTTCTACGAGGAGCTTACCACGATCGCCGAACGGGGATACGCGATCGACGACGAGGAGAACATCGAGGGACTCCGTTGCGTCGCGGCCCCCGTCAGGAACGGGAAGTCGGTGCTCGGCGCCGTCAGCATCACCGGCCCGGTCAGTCGGATCGCGGAAGACGACCTTCACGGGGAGGTCGCCGAGGGCGTCCAGCGAGCCGCGAACGTCATCGAACTGAACACGAAGTTCTCCCACACCGGGAGCAGACCCGGATCGTCGTAG
- a CDS encoding glycoside hydrolase family 4, protein MHQLGSRSIEEPPRVKIGYVGGGSQGWAHTLINDLAQCRDIAGTVALYDVDYESAADNAELGTRVVERESADGDWTFEAVRELDDALADADVVVCSIQDPPEETFVHDIDLPKQYGIHQPVADTVGPGGILRSMRAIPQYREIAATVRERCPDAWVINYTNPMTVCTRTLYEEFPDIKAIGLCHEVFKHQELFAEIAERHLEEATDVAREEIRVNVKGINHFTWIDEARWRGRDLYRFLDDELEARRPLNGFEPGSMADASYWVNNYRVSFDLYDRFGLLAAAGDRHLVEFVPWYLALDDPAELHRWGIRFTPSSARLPDGDGPTRTERYLSGDETFDLSQSGEELVDIVRALLGIEPVETHLNYPNEGQVSNLPEGAVVETNALLTGDDVSPIAAGSLPREVRSMVLTHVDDQETLVEAGFEGDLDRAFRAFLNDPLVTIDRDAAADLFAELVEREREYLTAWNLEDADVLAT, encoded by the coding sequence ATGCATCAACTCGGTAGTCGATCGATCGAGGAACCTCCTCGCGTGAAGATCGGATACGTCGGGGGCGGGAGTCAGGGGTGGGCGCACACCCTCATCAACGACCTCGCGCAGTGTCGCGACATCGCCGGGACGGTGGCGCTCTACGACGTCGATTACGAGTCCGCCGCCGACAACGCGGAACTCGGCACCCGCGTCGTCGAGCGCGAGAGCGCCGACGGCGACTGGACGTTCGAGGCCGTCCGCGAGCTGGACGACGCGCTCGCGGACGCCGACGTCGTCGTCTGCTCGATTCAGGACCCGCCCGAGGAGACCTTCGTCCACGACATCGATCTCCCCAAACAGTACGGCATCCACCAGCCGGTTGCCGATACGGTCGGCCCCGGCGGGATCCTGCGTTCGATGCGCGCGATCCCCCAGTACCGGGAGATCGCGGCGACGGTCCGCGAGCGGTGTCCCGACGCGTGGGTGATCAACTACACGAACCCGATGACCGTCTGCACCCGGACGCTCTACGAGGAGTTTCCAGACATCAAGGCGATCGGCCTCTGTCACGAGGTGTTTAAACACCAGGAGCTGTTCGCCGAGATCGCGGAACGGCACCTCGAGGAGGCGACCGACGTCGCGCGCGAGGAGATCCGCGTCAACGTCAAGGGGATCAATCACTTCACGTGGATCGACGAGGCGCGGTGGCGCGGCCGGGACCTCTATCGGTTCCTCGACGACGAACTCGAGGCGCGGCGCCCGTTGAACGGCTTCGAACCGGGCTCGATGGCCGACGCGTCCTACTGGGTCAACAACTACCGCGTCTCGTTCGACCTCTACGATCGGTTCGGCCTGCTGGCCGCGGCCGGCGACCGGCACCTCGTCGAGTTCGTCCCGTGGTATCTCGCGCTCGACGATCCCGCAGAGCTCCACCGGTGGGGGATCAGGTTCACCCCGAGTTCGGCGCGACTCCCCGACGGCGACGGGCCGACGCGGACCGAGCGGTACCTCTCGGGCGACGAGACGTTCGACCTCTCGCAGTCCGGCGAGGAACTCGTCGACATCGTTCGGGCGCTGCTGGGGATCGAACCCGTCGAGACGCACCTGAACTACCCCAACGAGGGACAGGTCTCGAACCTGCCCGAAGGCGCCGTGGTCGAGACGAACGCCCTGCTCACCGGCGACGACGTCTCGCCGATCGCGGCGGGGTCGCTCCCCCGCGAGGTCCGGTCGATGGTGCTGACCCACGTCGACGACCAGGAGACGCTCGTCGAAGCCGGGTTCGAGGGCGATCTCGATCGCGCGTTCCGGGCGTTCCTGAACGATCCGCTCGTCACGATCGACCGGGACGCGGCCGCGGATCTCTTCGCCGAGCTCGTCGAACGCGAACGGGAGTACCTTACCGCGTGGAATCTCGAGGACGCCGACGTTCTCGCGACCTGA
- a CDS encoding pectate lyase family protein, which translates to MDRSSGTRSRTAKQRRVFRRALLALSGSGLAGALAGCSSDGPDAGVPSEEDGDETDDASEPESSGFDASFLGESASSHVGATDGFADAAWLDGADPDVYTVTSLEGSGEGSLRRAIDRRGPRIVVFEVGGVVDLEGESIEVTRPGLYVAGQTAPSPGITLIRGGLSVAADDVIVQHLRVRPGDDVPAEVDCLGNAGGANVIVDHCSASWGTDESVSTNSGPEKPNVTFSNNLIAECLNDSIHPKGPHSYGTLVMDRSERVTIAGNLWANSVARHPRLKGGSSSVVANNVAYNFERGLNLGGGVDDETRATIVGNCYRAGPRTPTDDAVIGAIHTDANGPVTAYVAHNETMPESMPVTGAGSGITMATERPLWPDGFPTVPGRQAYETVLSGAGARPADRTYHDVRIVENVREGTGAIIDSQEAVGGYPELPATSHSLDVPDDDLGEWLWQWTRAVEDPTAQPP; encoded by the coding sequence ATGGATCGATCGAGCGGGACAAGATCTCGTACTGCAAAACAGCGTCGGGTTTTCCGGCGGGCGCTCCTCGCCCTGTCCGGATCCGGGCTCGCCGGGGCGCTGGCCGGCTGTAGCTCCGACGGGCCGGACGCCGGTGTCCCCTCGGAGGAGGACGGAGACGAAACGGACGACGCCTCGGAACCGGAGTCGTCGGGATTCGACGCGAGTTTCCTCGGCGAGTCGGCGAGTTCCCACGTCGGCGCGACGGACGGGTTCGCTGACGCCGCGTGGCTCGACGGCGCCGATCCCGACGTCTACACGGTGACGTCGCTCGAGGGCTCCGGCGAGGGATCGCTCCGCCGGGCGATCGATCGGCGCGGCCCGCGGATCGTCGTGTTCGAAGTCGGCGGCGTCGTCGACCTCGAAGGCGAGTCGATCGAGGTAACGCGGCCCGGGCTCTACGTCGCGGGCCAGACGGCGCCGTCGCCGGGAATCACGCTTATTCGGGGCGGTCTCAGCGTCGCCGCGGACGACGTGATCGTCCAGCACCTCCGCGTCCGGCCCGGCGACGACGTCCCGGCGGAGGTCGACTGCCTCGGCAACGCCGGCGGCGCGAACGTCATCGTCGATCACTGCTCGGCGAGCTGGGGGACCGACGAGAGCGTGTCGACCAACAGCGGCCCGGAAAAGCCAAACGTCACGTTCAGTAACAACCTCATCGCGGAGTGTCTCAACGATTCGATCCACCCGAAAGGGCCCCACTCGTACGGAACGCTGGTGATGGATCGCAGCGAGCGCGTGACGATCGCGGGGAACCTCTGGGCGAACTCGGTCGCCCGCCACCCGCGGCTCAAAGGCGGATCGAGTTCGGTCGTCGCGAACAACGTCGCCTACAACTTCGAGCGCGGGCTCAACCTCGGTGGCGGCGTCGACGACGAAACGCGTGCTACGATCGTCGGGAACTGCTACCGCGCCGGTCCGCGAACGCCGACCGACGACGCCGTAATCGGCGCGATCCACACTGACGCGAACGGACCCGTGACCGCGTACGTCGCGCACAACGAGACGATGCCCGAGTCGATGCCGGTGACGGGAGCCGGGAGCGGAATCACGATGGCCACCGAACGGCCGCTGTGGCCCGACGGATTCCCGACCGTTCCCGGACGGCAGGCCTACGAGACCGTACTCTCCGGTGCCGGGGCGCGTCCCGCCGATCGCACGTACCACGACGTTCGGATCGTCGAAAACGTCCGCGAGGGGACGGGAGCGATCATCGACAGCCAGGAAGCCGTCGGCGGCTATCCCGAGCTTCCGGCGACGTCGCACTCGCTGGACGTTCCCGACGACGATCTCGGCGAGTGGCTTTGGCAGTGGACTCGGGCCGTCGAGGACCCGACCGCCCAACCGCCGTGA
- a CDS encoding aldehyde dehydrogenase family protein: MTARYRNYVSGEWIDSETDETFETTDPAAPAEVVAEYPDSSVEDANDAVEAAAAAQADWADTPAPERGAILREAASILADRTDELTELLTREEGKTHAEAGGEVQRAIDIFYYYAEKTRDLGGAVKSASGPRTTLYTVDEPVGVVSLITPWNYPIAIPAWKLAPALAAGNTVAMKPAKVAPGVAVELFEALDEAGLPEGVANVVVGSGSTVGDALVTHEDADAVSFTGSGTVGHMVYDKATDDGKRVQTELGGKNPTVVSDSADVEEAAEIVASGAFGVTGQACTACSRAIVHTDVHDEFVDAVVAQAESIEVGPGDEYDMGPQVTESELEGTLDYIGIAEEEGATLETGGGRPEGERFGDGYYVEPTVFTDVENDYRLAQEEVFGPVLAVIEVEDFEAGLETANDVNYGLAASIVTDDHTEAERFVREVEAGLAKVNDKTTGLELHVPFGGFKRSSSETWREQGDAGIDFYTIEKTVYDSF, translated from the coding sequence GTGACCGCACGCTACCGGAACTACGTGAGCGGAGAGTGGATCGACTCCGAAACCGACGAGACGTTCGAGACGACCGACCCGGCCGCGCCCGCGGAGGTCGTCGCGGAGTATCCCGACTCGAGCGTCGAGGACGCGAACGACGCCGTCGAGGCCGCGGCGGCCGCCCAGGCCGACTGGGCCGACACGCCCGCGCCCGAACGCGGCGCGATCCTTCGCGAGGCGGCGTCGATCCTCGCCGATCGAACGGACGAACTCACCGAACTGCTGACCCGCGAGGAGGGCAAGACCCACGCCGAAGCCGGCGGCGAGGTCCAGCGCGCCATCGACATCTTCTACTACTACGCCGAGAAGACCCGCGACCTCGGCGGCGCCGTCAAATCCGCGAGCGGCCCGCGGACGACCCTCTACACCGTCGACGAGCCGGTCGGTGTCGTCTCGCTGATCACGCCGTGGAACTACCCGATCGCCATCCCCGCCTGGAAGCTCGCGCCCGCGCTCGCGGCCGGTAATACGGTCGCGATGAAGCCCGCGAAGGTCGCCCCCGGCGTCGCCGTCGAACTCTTCGAGGCGCTCGACGAGGCCGGACTCCCCGAGGGCGTCGCGAACGTCGTCGTCGGCTCCGGCAGCACCGTCGGCGACGCGCTCGTCACCCACGAGGACGCCGACGCTGTCTCTTTCACCGGCTCCGGAACGGTCGGCCACATGGTCTACGACAAGGCGACCGACGACGGCAAGCGCGTCCAGACCGAACTCGGCGGGAAGAACCCGACCGTCGTCTCCGACAGCGCCGACGTCGAGGAAGCCGCCGAAATCGTCGCGTCGGGCGCGTTCGGCGTCACTGGACAGGCCTGTACCGCCTGCTCCCGCGCGATCGTCCACACCGACGTCCACGACGAGTTCGTCGACGCGGTCGTCGCGCAAGCCGAGTCGATCGAGGTCGGCCCCGGTGACGAGTACGATATGGGCCCGCAGGTCACCGAGAGCGAACTCGAGGGCACCCTCGACTACATCGGGATCGCCGAGGAGGAGGGCGCGACCCTCGAAACCGGCGGCGGCCGACCCGAGGGCGAGCGCTTCGGCGACGGGTACTACGTCGAACCGACGGTGTTCACCGACGTCGAAAACGACTACCGACTCGCCCAGGAGGAGGTGTTCGGTCCCGTCCTCGCCGTGATCGAAGTCGAGGACTTCGAGGCGGGTCTCGAGACGGCCAACGACGTCAACTACGGCCTCGCGGCCAGCATCGTCACCGACGATCACACCGAGGCCGAGCGCTTCGTCCGCGAGGTCGAAGCCGGCCTCGCGAAGGTCAACGACAAGACGACCGGCCTCGAGTTGCACGTCCCCTTCGGCGGGTTCAAACGCTCCTCGAGCGAGACCTGGCGCGAGCAGGGCGACGCAGGCATCGACTTCTACACGATCGAGAAGACCGTCTACGACAGCTTCTGA
- a CDS encoding pectate lyase, whose product MGTTLPDEFVDAVRHHADAVLATGRDRYGEIETPLLADAIDPDAGEAIAYDARDVAAGRRLSNVATQQEFLRTLVALTRLEGDDRYREAAVEPVSWFLERLTDARGLPYWGGHVAYDLDADAPATNKGGPHELKFEYPFYDLLWAIDPAATRRFVEAFWSAHVHDWTILDFNRHGDRTGRRDDESAPADGAIEPPASADGRSIADPWDREYEGGDVFFWGSGLTFVNTGSDLYYAAAVLADLDGDDGPLRWGRRLARRYVETRQEAGISGYQFSQHPSYCNGPEIRGDRAQYQFAPYIHGDHRIYEGTLFRPRPIVQRRQLELGERLGDRGEAFARWALEELRAWREVAYRPDRNEFEPMLTDGRSLEGFVVRREGYFGPKGRVIGPIEADADFLWAYATAYRTTGDEVCWRTARDIARGLGLGDTGAPGGEGVDLESDPESDDFRALYGLLDLHRATDCDAYRDAAARIGENVLDARTNDDGAFVDGVGRIVLEDPVPLALLHLAAALRGDDRGALPTPIGDRRSPEGGV is encoded by the coding sequence ATGGGGACGACACTGCCCGACGAGTTCGTCGACGCCGTCCGCCACCACGCGGACGCAGTGCTGGCGACCGGACGCGACCGATACGGGGAAATCGAGACGCCGCTACTGGCCGACGCGATCGATCCCGACGCCGGGGAGGCGATCGCCTACGACGCGCGCGACGTCGCGGCGGGCCGCCGGCTGTCGAACGTGGCGACCCAGCAGGAGTTCCTCCGGACGCTCGTCGCCCTGACGCGACTCGAGGGCGACGACCGATACCGCGAGGCGGCCGTCGAACCCGTCTCGTGGTTCCTTGAGCGCCTCACGGACGCGCGAGGACTGCCCTACTGGGGCGGCCACGTCGCCTACGACCTCGACGCGGACGCGCCGGCGACGAACAAGGGTGGTCCGCACGAGCTGAAGTTCGAGTACCCGTTCTACGACCTGCTCTGGGCGATCGATCCGGCCGCGACCCGGCGTTTCGTCGAGGCGTTCTGGAGCGCCCACGTCCACGACTGGACGATCCTCGATTTCAACCGCCACGGCGACCGCACCGGGCGGCGCGACGACGAGTCCGCCCCCGCCGACGGCGCGATCGAGCCGCCCGCGTCGGCCGACGGCCGGTCGATCGCCGATCCCTGGGACCGCGAGTACGAGGGCGGCGACGTGTTCTTCTGGGGGAGCGGGCTTACCTTCGTCAACACCGGGAGCGACCTCTACTACGCCGCGGCGGTGCTGGCCGATCTCGACGGCGACGACGGGCCGCTTCGCTGGGGGCGACGGCTGGCGCGTCGGTACGTCGAGACGCGCCAGGAGGCCGGCATCAGCGGCTACCAGTTCAGCCAACACCCCAGTTACTGCAACGGGCCGGAGATCCGGGGCGATCGGGCGCAGTACCAGTTCGCGCCGTACATCCACGGGGACCACCGCATCTACGAGGGGACGCTGTTCCGCCCGCGGCCGATCGTCCAGCGCCGGCAGTTGGAACTCGGGGAGCGCCTCGGCGACCGCGGTGAGGCGTTCGCCCGGTGGGCACTCGAGGAGCTTCGGGCGTGGCGCGAGGTGGCGTACCGCCCCGATCGCAATGAGTTCGAGCCGATGCTGACCGACGGGCGCAGTCTCGAAGGGTTCGTCGTTCGTCGGGAAGGGTACTTCGGCCCCAAAGGGCGCGTGATCGGGCCCATCGAGGCCGACGCGGACTTCCTCTGGGCGTACGCGACGGCGTACCGGACGACGGGCGACGAGGTCTGCTGGCGGACGGCCCGCGATATCGCGCGCGGCCTGGGACTCGGCGACACCGGGGCGCCCGGCGGCGAGGGCGTCGATCTCGAGTCCGATCCCGAGAGCGACGATTTCCGGGCCCTGTACGGACTGCTGGACCTCCACCGGGCGACGGATTGCGACGCCTACCGCGACGCCGCGGCGCGGATCGGCGAGAACGTACTCGACGCACGGACGAACGACGACGGCGCGTTCGTCGATGGCGTGGGTCGAATCGTCCTCGAGGACCCGGTTCCGCTGGCGCTGTTGCACCTCGCAGCGGCGCTGCGCGGCGACGATCGCGGCGCCCTTCCCACGCCGATCGGCGACCGTCGATCGCCCGAGGGCGGCGTATAG